One segment of Paramormyrops kingsleyae isolate MSU_618 chromosome 8, PKINGS_0.4, whole genome shotgun sequence DNA contains the following:
- the LOC140592335 gene encoding E3 SUMO-protein ligase KIAA1586-like, translating to MKMKRKQATLFDCFYKPAPPAVATETALEEPTTTSLTAQHKHNETDVSVTPAPDGSSWPAVWSESQAREFQNRHPWLGWRERKLGCEVCSTTKSTGVLTEKSSGSSENRETALSSLRNKIRRHENSRAHEIAQELTQKCGQDLLGSMVRAVSDTVLAETDAVFRTAYYIAKMNRPFTDHDDLIELQEKNGVNLGTSLHSRYSCTKIVEHVAREMQTKIVNSIVSSSNKLSVLIDEATSASHKSAMIVSVKASIDGATPEFVFLELVELESQTAESIEKALLTCLDTAGFSEEWLQKNWIAFVSDGASVMLGRN from the exons ATGAAGATGAAGAGAAAACAAGCGACActttttgattgtttttatAAACCGGCTCCTCCAGCTGTAGCAACAGAGACAGCCTTAGAAgaacccaccaccaccagcttgACGGCTCAACACAAACATAATGAGACTGACGTCAGCGTTACTCCTGCCCCTG atgGGAGCTCCTGGCCAGCCGTGTGGAGTGAGAGTCAGGCTAGAGAGTTCCAAAACAGACATCCTTGGTTAGGATGGAGGGAAAGAAAGCTAG GATGTGAAGTTTGCAGCACCACCAAGTCAACTGGTGTCCTGACAGAAAAGTCATCAGGTTCCAGTGAGAACCGAGAAACGGCACTGTCTTCACTCCGGAACAAGATTCGGCGGCATGAGAATTCCAGGGCTCATGAAATAGCTCAGGAGCTcacacaaaaatgtggacaggaTTTGCTTGGAAGTATGGTGAGGGCTGTATCAGACACTGTGCTGGCCGAGACGGATGCTGTGTTCAGAACAGCATATTATATTGCAAAGATGAACAGACCTTTTACTGATCACGACGATCTCATTGAACTTCAGGAAAAAAATGGTGTGAACTTGGGCACTAGTCTACACTCCAGGTATAGTTGCACAAAAATTGTTGAACATGTTGCAAGGGAAATGCAGACAAAAATTGTGAACAGCATTGTGTCTTCTTCAAACAAACTATCTGTTCTTATTGATGAGGCTACATCTGCCAGTCACAAATCTGCTATGATTGTCAGTGTAAAGGCCTCAATTGATGGAGCCACGCCTGAATTTGTATTCCTGGAGCTGGTCGAGTTGGAGAGCCAAACTGCAGAAAGTATAGAGAAAGCTTTACTAACTTGTTTGGACACTGCAGGCTTCAGTGAAGAGTGGCTTCAAAAAAACTGGATTGCATTTGTTTCTGATGGAGCTAGTGTTATGTTGGGCAGGAACTGA
- the LOC140592211 gene encoding small vasohibin-binding protein-like isoform X1: protein MSYTVKTLNAIMEPACRKDKQKQKDTSNRGDRSKQKSAQQELKQRQRAEIYALNKVMTDLEQQQFETFCKQMQGPAE from the exons atgtCCT ATACAGTGAAGACGTTAAATGCAATCATGGAACCAGCATGTCGCAAAgacaagcaaaaacaaaaggacACATCAAACCGGGGAGACAGATCTAAACAGAAGTCGGCCCAGCAGGAACTGAAACAGCGGCAGCGAGCTGAG ATATATGCTTTAAACAAAGTGATGACGGACCTTGAGCAGCAGCAGTTTGAAACCTTCTGCAAACAGATGCAAGGTCCTGCAGAATGA
- the LOC140592211 gene encoding small vasohibin-binding protein-like isoform X2 → MEPACRKDKQKQKDTSNRGDRSKQKSAQQELKQRQRAEIYALNKVMTDLEQQQFETFCKQMQGPAE, encoded by the exons ATGGAACCAGCATGTCGCAAAgacaagcaaaaacaaaaggacACATCAAACCGGGGAGACAGATCTAAACAGAAGTCGGCCCAGCAGGAACTGAAACAGCGGCAGCGAGCTGAG ATATATGCTTTAAACAAAGTGATGACGGACCTTGAGCAGCAGCAGTTTGAAACCTTCTGCAAACAGATGCAAGGTCCTGCAGAATGA